The Sesamum indicum cultivar Zhongzhi No. 13 linkage group LG2, S_indicum_v1.0, whole genome shotgun sequence genome contains a region encoding:
- the LOC105156281 gene encoding fruit protein pKIWI502-like, which yields MALLAHLPNLSYNAPHRPLSFLSPPMTLVKLQPLRQLSRPLRRRTLTVPSASVRQDTTVWTPSPLLKVSPAAESLFTVAIDVSGSPELAASYTKAGQYLQLRPQVPDAKPSFLAIASPPSFAASKGVFEFLIKSVAGSTAELLCGLQKGDVVELTPAMGKGFDIDQISPPEKYQTVLIFATGSGISPIRSLIEAGFSADKRSDVRLYYGARNLNRMAYQERFKDWESSGVSIVPVLSQPDDSWTGEQGYVQAAFARDKGVFSPQSTGAVLCGQKQMAEEVTSVLVADGVSTEKILKNF from the exons ATGGCGCTTCTTGCTCACTTGCCTAATCTCAGCTACAATGCCCCCCACCGTCCCCTCTCTTTCCTCTCCCCACCCATGACTCTTGTCAAACTCCAACCCCTGCGCCAATTGTCCCGCCCCCTCCGCCGTCGCACCCTCACTGTCCCCTCTGCTTCCGTCCGCCAAGATACAACCGTCTGGACTCCTTCCCCGCTGCTAAAAGTCTCCCCGGCCGCCGAGTCTCTTTTCACTGTTGCCATCGACGTCTCGGGGTCGCCCGAGCTCGCCGCCTCTTACACCAAGGCTGGCCAGTATTTACAGCTCCGCCCTCAGGTTCCTGACGCCAAACCCTCGTTCTTGGCCATCGCATCGCCCCCGTCATTCGCCGCGTCCAAAGGTGTCTTCGAGTTTTTGATAAAATCCGTCGCCGGGTCCACCGCTGAGCTCCTTTGCGGGCTCCAAAAAGGTGATGTGGTGGAGTTGACTCCCGCCATGGGTAAGGGATTCGATATTGACCAAATCTCCCCGCCGGAGAAGTATCAGACGGTGCTGATTTTCGCCACCGGATCCGGAATTAG CCCAATTCGGTCTTTAATCGAGGCAGGCTTCAGTGCTGATAAGAGATCTGATGTAAGACTCTATTATGGTGCTAGAAACCTTAATCGAATGGCATATCAG GAGAGGTTTAAAGACTGGGAATCTTCTGGTGTTAGTATTGTGCCAGTGCTGTCCCAGCCAGATGATAGTTGGACAGGGGAGCAAGGTTATGTGCAG GCTGCATTTGCTAGAGACAAAGGAGTCTTTAGCCCTCAGTCTACTGGTGCAGTCCTCTGTGGCCAAAAACAGATGGCAGAG GAGGTCACTTCTGTTCTCGTAGCCGATGGAGTATCGACTGAAAAGATTTTGAAGAACTTCTGA
- the LOC105156282 gene encoding ATP synthase subunit beta, mitochondrial-like, translating to MASRRLLASLLRSSAARRPRSPFSSAPKPSPRPSPAGHFLHRFATNYATSAAAAAPPPSKSPSGGAGGKITDEFTGQGAIGKVCQVIGAVVDVRFDEGLPPILTALEVLDNQIRLVLEVAQHLGENVVRCIAMDGTEGLVRGQRVLNTGSPITVPVGRATLGRIINVIGEPIDEKGDIKTEHFLPIHREAPAFVEQATEQQILVTGIKVVDLLAPYQRGGKIGLFGGAGVGKTVLIMELINNVAKAHGGFSVFAGVGERTREGNDLYREMIESGVIKLGDKQADSKCALVYGQMNEPPGARARVGLTGLTVAEHFRDAEGQDVLLFIDNIFRFTQANSEVSALLGRIPSAVGYQPTLATDLGGLQERITTTKKGSITSVQAIYVPADDLTDPAPATTFAHLDATTVLSRQISELGIYPAVDPLDSTSRMLSPHILGEDHYNTARGVQKVLQNYKNLQDIIAILGMDELSEDDKLTVARARKIQRFLSQPFHVAEVFTGAPGKYVELKESINSFQGVLDGKYDDLPEQSFYMVGGIDEVIAKAEKIAKESAA from the exons ATGGCTTCTAGGAGGCTCCTGGCCTCACTCCTCCGTTCATCTGCCGCACGCCGACCCAGATCTCCATTCTCTTCCGCTCCGAAGCCCAGCCCTCGCCCCTCTCCCGCTGGCCACTTCCTCCACCGCTTCGCCACCAATTACGCTACCTCCGCGGCTGCTGCTGCTCCTCCCCCATCCAAATCCCCTAGCGGTGGCGCCGGTGGGAAGATCACGGATGAGTTCACAGGTCAGGGCGCGATCGGGAAGGTGTGTCAGGTCATCGGTGCCGTCGTCGATGTGAGGTTTGATGAGGGTTTGCCCCCTATTTTGACGGCGTTGGAGGTTTTGGATAATCAGATCAGGCTTGTATTGGAGGTTGCTCAGCATTTGGGTGAGAATGTGGTCAGGTGTATTGCTATGGATGGGACTGAAGGGTTAGTTAGGGGCCAGCGCGTGCTCAACACTGGGTCACCTATTACT GTGCCTGTCGGTAGGGCTACTCTAGGCCGCATCATTAATGTTATTGGAGAACCTATTGATGAGAAAGGCGATATTA AGACCGAACACTTTTTACCAATTCACCGTGAAGCTCCGGCATTTGTGGAGCAAGCAACAGAACAGCAAATTCTAGTCACTGGTATCAAG GTGGTCGACCTGCTTGCACCATACCAAAGAGGAGGAAAGATTGGACTGTTTGGTGGTGCTGGTGTTGGAAAGACTGTGCTTATCATGGAACTTATCAACAATGTTGCAAAAGCTCATG GTGGTTTCTCTGTCTTTGCTGGTGTAGGAGAACGTACTCGTGAGGGTAATGACTTGTACAGAGAAATGATTGAAAGTGGAGTCATTAAGCTAGGTGATAAGCAG GCTGATAGCAAGTGTGCGCTAGTGTATGGTCAAATGAACGAGCCCCCAGGTGCTCGTGCCCGTGTTGGACTTACTGGATTGACTGTCGCTGAACACTTCCGTGATGCAGAAGGGCAGGATGTGCTTCTCTTCATTGATAACATCTTCCGTTTTACACAA GCTAACTCAGAAGTGTCTGCTTTGCTTGGGCGTATCCCTTCTGCTGTTGGTTATCAACCTACTTTGGCTACAGATCTTGGAGGCCTTCAAGAACGTATTACCACAACTAAAAAAGGTTCCATTACATCTGTCCAAGCCATTTATGTGCCAGCTGATGACTTGACGGATCCAGCCCCTGCTACCACCTTTGCTCACTTGGATGCCACAACTGTGTTATCTCGACag ATTTCTGAGCTTGGTATTTATCCCGCTGTCGATCCGCTTGACTCAACATCTCGTATGCTTTCCCCCCATATCTTGGGAGAGGATCACTACAACACTGCTCGTGGAGTACAAAAAGTTCTTCAGAACTACAAGAATCTGCAAGATATTATTGCCATTCTGGGAATGGATGAACTAAGTGAAGATGACAAATTGACAGTTGCGCGTGCTCGTAAAATTCAAAGATTCTTGAGCCAGCCTTTCCATGTTGCTGAAGTTTTCACGGGTGCCCCTGGCAAGTACGTTGAGTTGAAGGAGAGTATTAACAGCTTCCag GGAGTCTTGGATGGTAAATACGATGATCTCCCAGAACAGTCATTCTACATGGTTGGAGGGATCGACGAGGTTATTGCCAAGGCAGAGAAGATTGCCAAGGAATCTGCTGCCTAG
- the LOC105156284 gene encoding probable histone chaperone ASF1A has protein sequence MSAVNIKDVTVLDNPAPFIDPFQFEISYECLTPLKDDLEWKLIYVGSAEDETYDQVLESVFVGPINVGNYRFVFQADPPDPTKIQEEDIIGVTVLLLTCSYQGQEFVRVGYYINNDYDDEQLREEPPQKVLIDKVQRNILADKPRVTKFPINFNPVNNENGEQPCPSPEHHPTEMNVKGDELPCSNQPSVECS, from the exons ATGAGCGCAGTTAATATAAAGGATGTCACCGTTTTGGACAACCCGGCTCCGTTCATCGACCCTTTCCAATTCGAAATCTCTTACGAATGCTTGACTCCCCTTAAAGACg ATTTGGAATGGAAGCTGATCTATGTGGGATCAGCTGAGGATGAAACTTATGACCAAGTCCTTGAAAGTGTGTTTGTTGGGCCTATAAATGTTGGTAATTATCGTTTTGTTTTCCAG GCTGATCCTCCGGACCCGACAAAAATTCAAGAGGAAGATATTATTGGGGTCACAGTGCTACTTTTGACTTGCTCTTATCAGGGACAAGAATTTGTTCGAGTAGGATACTACATCAATAATGATTATGATGATGAGCAGCTAAGAGAAGAGCCTCCCCAGAAGGTTTTAATAGACAAGGTccaaagaaatattttagctGACAAACCAAGAGTGACTAAGTTTCCAATTAACTTTAATCCTGTGAACAATGAAAATGGAGAACAGCCTTGTCCATCACCAGAGCATCATCCTACAGAAATGAATGTGAAAGGTGATGAGCTGCCTTGCTCCAACCAGCCCTCTGTCGAGTGTTCCTGA